From the genome of Bosea sp. Tri-49, one region includes:
- the ubiE gene encoding bifunctional demethylmenaquinone methyltransferase/2-methoxy-6-polyprenyl-1,4-benzoquinol methylase UbiE, which translates to MTAASDTTHFGFENVPLGEKQAKVDDVFHKVAGRYDLMNDLMSAGLHRAWKEALLTALKPPRDRAFHHLDVAGGTGDVAFKVLEEGGPQTEVTVLDINAEMLAVGRERAQKRFPDDERIRFVQGNAEELALPDASFDTYTIAFGIRNVPRIEKALAEAYRVLKRGGRFLCLEFSHVDVPLLDKVYEAYSFNVIPPMGRMVTGEAEPYQYLVESIRKFPRPQVFANMIADAGFHRASFTPMTGGVVALHSGWKL; encoded by the coding sequence GTGACAGCAGCCTCCGACACCACTCATTTCGGCTTCGAGAACGTGCCGCTCGGCGAGAAGCAGGCCAAGGTCGACGACGTCTTCCACAAGGTCGCGGGCCGCTACGACCTGATGAACGACCTGATGTCGGCCGGGCTGCATCGCGCCTGGAAGGAGGCGCTGCTGACCGCGCTGAAACCGCCGCGCGACCGGGCCTTCCACCATCTCGACGTGGCCGGCGGCACCGGCGATGTCGCCTTCAAGGTGCTGGAGGAGGGCGGGCCGCAGACCGAGGTCACCGTGCTCGACATCAATGCCGAGATGCTCGCCGTTGGGCGCGAGCGGGCGCAGAAGCGTTTTCCCGACGATGAGCGCATCCGCTTCGTCCAAGGTAATGCCGAGGAGCTGGCGCTGCCGGACGCGTCCTTCGACACCTATACGATCGCCTTCGGCATCAGGAACGTGCCGCGCATCGAGAAGGCGTTGGCGGAGGCCTATCGCGTGCTGAAGCGCGGCGGCCGTTTCCTCTGCCTCGAATTCAGCCATGTCGACGTGCCGCTGCTCGACAAGGTCTACGAGGCCTATTCCTTCAACGTCATCCCACCGATGGGCAGGATGGTGACCGGCGAGGCCGAGCCCTACCAGTATCTGGTCGAGTCGATCCGTAAATTCCCGCGCCCGCAGGTCTTCGCCAACATGATTGCGGACGCTGGCTTCCACCGCGCCAGCTTCACGCCGATGACCGGTGGCGTCGTGGCGCTGCATTCCGGCTGGAAGCTGTGA
- the mutM gene encoding bifunctional DNA-formamidopyrimidine glycosylase/DNA-(apurinic or apyrimidinic site) lyase, producing MPELPEVETVRRGLEPAMLGERFAKIEQNRPDLRFPLPERFVERLTGRRIEALSRRAKYLIADLDDGQALVMHLGMSGRFIVEAPGTPPTEPGAYYNEIGRHLVHDHVVFHLGSGARVTYNDVRRFGFMDLVPRAGLETSKHFAGMGIEPLGNELSGELLAKLFSGKIAPLKAALLDQRLIAGLGNIYVCEALFRAGLHPEAEAGSLATPTGKPRDKAHLLAQIIRDVLEEAIAAGGSTLRDFAHADGSLGYFQHRFKVYDREGDPCVTPGCGHVVKRLVQSGRSTFYCESCQKRA from the coding sequence ATGCCTGAACTTCCCGAGGTCGAAACCGTCAGGCGCGGGCTGGAGCCCGCCATGCTCGGCGAGCGCTTCGCCAAGATCGAGCAGAACCGGCCCGATCTGCGCTTCCCCCTGCCCGAGCGCTTCGTCGAGCGCCTGACCGGGCGGCGCATCGAAGCCCTGTCGCGGCGGGCGAAATACCTGATTGCCGATCTCGACGACGGGCAGGCGCTCGTGATGCATCTCGGCATGAGCGGGCGCTTCATCGTCGAAGCACCGGGAACGCCACCGACCGAGCCCGGCGCCTATTACAACGAGATCGGCCGGCATCTCGTCCACGACCATGTCGTCTTCCATCTCGGCTCTGGCGCGCGGGTCACCTATAACGACGTCCGCCGCTTCGGCTTCATGGATCTCGTCCCGCGCGCCGGGCTGGAAACGTCGAAACACTTCGCCGGGATGGGCATCGAGCCGCTCGGCAACGAATTGTCGGGCGAACTGCTGGCCAAACTGTTCTCCGGGAAGATCGCGCCGCTGAAGGCCGCGCTGCTCGACCAGCGCCTGATCGCGGGACTCGGCAATATCTATGTCTGCGAGGCGCTGTTCCGCGCCGGCCTGCATCCGGAGGCCGAGGCCGGCTCGCTGGCGACCCCGACCGGCAAGCCGCGCGACAAGGCCCATCTCCTGGCGCAGATCATCCGCGACGTCCTGGAGGAGGCGATCGCCGCCGGCGGCTCGACCTTGCGCGACTTCGCCCATGCCGACGGCTCGCTCGGCTATTTCCAGCATCGCTTCAAGGTCTATGACCGCGAGGGCGACCCTTGCGTCACGCCGGGCTGCGGGCATGTGGTCAAGCGGCTGGTGCAGTCGGGTCGCTCGACCTTCTATTGCGAGAGCTGCCAGAAGCGGGCTTGA
- a CDS encoding chloramphenicol phosphotransferase CPT family protein, whose translation MPDAVRPPGKIILLNGASSSGKSSLARAVQAQIEEPFWHISIDHLRDAGVLPTARIRSGEFQWAAMRDAFFEGFEQSLLAYIRCGNNLIVEHIMESRAWLLRLVCLLANEDVFFVGLHCDLAELERREIARGDRKVGDARRDYHQIHSYCLYDAELDSAVQPEVNADRLISAWRARTTPSAFRRLLAEAGPAN comes from the coding sequence ATGCCCGACGCCGTTCGCCCGCCCGGCAAGATCATCCTGCTCAACGGCGCCTCGAGTAGCGGCAAGTCCTCGCTGGCACGGGCCGTCCAGGCCCAGATCGAGGAACCGTTCTGGCATATCTCGATCGACCATTTGCGCGATGCGGGTGTTTTGCCGACCGCGCGCATCCGCAGCGGCGAGTTCCAGTGGGCCGCGATGCGCGACGCCTTCTTCGAGGGCTTCGAACAGTCGCTGCTGGCCTATATCCGTTGCGGCAACAACCTGATCGTCGAGCACATCATGGAGAGCCGCGCTTGGCTGCTGCGGCTGGTATGCCTGCTCGCAAACGAAGACGTCTTCTTTGTCGGCCTGCATTGCGACCTCGCCGAGCTGGAGCGCCGCGAGATCGCGCGCGGCGACCGGAAGGTCGGCGATGCCCGCCGCGACTATCACCAGATCCATAGCTACTGCCTTTATGACGCCGAGCTGGATTCGGCAGTTCAGCCCGAGGTCAATGCGGACAGGCTGATCTCCGCCTGGCGTGCGCGCACAACGCCATCGGCATTCCGTCGTCTTCTTGCCGAGGCCGGACCGGCAAACTGA
- a CDS encoding SRPBCC family protein, translating into MPAETRTDTASRLIKASPGAIYNAFVDPATLSRWLPPQGMRARIERFEPHPGGSYRMVLTYDDPAGAPGKASADSDIVEGRFVALEPRERIVWEVGFVSDDPAFAGTMTMSWRFKEVRDGTEVTILCENVPIRIGKADHDAGLRSTLENLARFIETA; encoded by the coding sequence ATGCCAGCCGAGACGAGAACCGACACGGCCTCGCGGCTCATCAAGGCTTCGCCGGGCGCGATCTACAACGCCTTCGTCGATCCCGCCACTCTGAGCCGATGGCTGCCGCCGCAGGGGATGCGGGCCCGGATCGAGCGTTTCGAGCCGCATCCTGGCGGCAGCTACCGCATGGTCCTGACCTATGACGATCCGGCCGGTGCGCCTGGCAAGGCCAGTGCCGACAGCGATATCGTTGAGGGTCGCTTCGTCGCGCTCGAACCGCGCGAGCGCATCGTCTGGGAGGTTGGCTTCGTCTCAGATGATCCGGCTTTCGCCGGCACGATGACGATGAGCTGGCGCTTCAAGGAGGTCCGTGACGGGACCGAGGTGACGATCCTGTGCGAGAATGTGCCGATCCGCATCGGCAAGGCGGATCACGATGCCGGCTTGCGTTCGACGCTGGAGAACCTCGCCCGCTTTATCGAGACGGCCTGA
- a CDS encoding enoyl-CoA hydratase, whose product MAYETILVEVKGKVGIITLNRPQALNALNVQLIADINAALDGFERDDEIGCVVMTGSEKAFAAGADIKQMQERSYPGTYLDDKFADWDRIGQRRKPIIAAVAGFALGGGCELAMMADFIIAADNAKFGQPEINLAVIPGAGGTQRLTHAIGKAKAMDLCLTGRLMDATEAERAGLVARIVPLADLMTETLKAADQIASKSLPSLLSAKESVNRAFETTLAEGLRFERRVFSALFGTHDQKEGMAAFIEKRKPEFKNR is encoded by the coding sequence ATGGCTTATGAGACCATTCTCGTCGAGGTGAAGGGCAAGGTCGGCATCATCACGCTGAACCGGCCACAGGCCTTGAATGCGCTGAACGTCCAGCTGATCGCCGACATCAATGCGGCGCTCGATGGTTTCGAGCGCGATGACGAGATCGGCTGCGTCGTCATGACCGGCTCGGAGAAGGCCTTCGCCGCCGGCGCCGACATCAAGCAGATGCAGGAGCGCAGCTATCCCGGCACCTATCTCGACGACAAGTTCGCCGACTGGGACCGGATCGGCCAGCGCCGCAAGCCGATCATCGCCGCGGTCGCGGGCTTTGCGCTCGGCGGCGGCTGCGAGCTCGCCATGATGGCCGATTTCATCATCGCCGCCGACAACGCCAAGTTCGGCCAGCCCGAAATCAATCTCGCTGTCATCCCCGGCGCCGGCGGTACCCAGCGCCTGACCCATGCGATCGGCAAGGCCAAGGCGATGGATCTTTGCCTCACCGGCCGGCTGATGGATGCGACCGAAGCCGAGCGCGCCGGGCTCGTCGCCCGCATCGTTCCGCTCGCCGATCTGATGACCGAGACGCTCAAGGCGGCCGACCAGATTGCTTCAAAGTCGCTGCCCTCGCTGCTTTCAGCCAAGGAATCGGTCAACCGGGCCTTCGAAACGACATTGGCCGAGGGGCTGCGCTTCGAGCGCCGCGTCTTCTCGGCGCTGTTCGGCACGCACGACCAGAAGGAAGGGATGGCCGCCTTCATCGAGAAGCGAAAGCCCGAGTTCAAGAACCGCTGA
- a CDS encoding threo-3-hydroxy-L-aspartate ammonia-lyase, with product MTAVARSLTDGIALPTYADVEAAAKRITGVAHRTPALTSRTANERTGANLVFKAENLQRMGAFKFRGGYNAIAALTPEQRKAGVLTYSSGNHAQAIAYASKLLGAPATIIMPLDAPAAKVAATKGYGAEVVTYDRYTQDRLALGDRLAAERGLTLIPPYDHPEVIAGQGTATKELIEEAGELDVLLVCLGGGGLLSGALLAARALNPGCKVYGVEPEAGNDGQQSLRKGEIVKIDVPKTIADGAQTPFLGNYTFPIIRDLVEDIVTVPDAALVAAMRFFAERMKLVVEPTGCLAAAAAFTGAVPVEGKRVGVILSGGNVDLASFARFVGEGA from the coding sequence ATGACCGCCGTAGCCCGCTCCCTCACCGACGGCATCGCACTGCCGACCTACGCCGATGTCGAGGCGGCGGCGAAACGCATCACCGGCGTCGCCCATCGCACGCCGGCGCTAACCTCGCGCACGGCCAATGAGCGAACCGGCGCCAATCTCGTCTTCAAGGCCGAGAATCTGCAGCGCATGGGCGCCTTCAAGTTCCGCGGCGGCTACAATGCGATCGCGGCGCTGACGCCGGAGCAGCGCAAGGCCGGCGTGCTGACCTATTCCTCCGGCAATCATGCCCAGGCGATCGCCTATGCCAGCAAATTGCTCGGCGCGCCGGCGACGATCATCATGCCGCTGGATGCACCCGCGGCGAAGGTCGCGGCGACCAAGGGCTATGGCGCCGAGGTCGTGACCTATGACCGCTATACCCAGGACCGGCTCGCGCTCGGCGACCGGCTGGCGGCCGAGCGCGGGCTGACGCTGATTCCGCCCTATGATCATCCCGAGGTCATCGCCGGCCAGGGGACGGCGACCAAGGAATTGATCGAGGAGGCCGGCGAGCTCGACGTCTTGCTGGTCTGCCTTGGCGGCGGCGGGCTCCTTTCCGGTGCACTGCTGGCGGCCAGGGCGCTCAACCCCGGCTGCAAGGTCTATGGCGTCGAGCCGGAGGCCGGCAATGACGGCCAGCAGTCGCTGCGCAAGGGCGAGATCGTCAAGATCGACGTGCCCAAGACCATCGCTGACGGCGCCCAGACGCCCTTCCTCGGCAACTACACCTTCCCGATCATCCGCGATCTCGTCGAGGACATCGTCACCGTGCCGGATGCAGCGCTTGTCGCGGCGATGCGCTTCTTCGCCGAACGGATGAAGCTCGTGGTCGAGCCGACCGGTTGCCTCGCCGCGGCCGCAGCGTTCACCGGGGCGGTGCCGGTCGAAGGCAAGCGCGTCGGCGTCATCCTGAGTGGCGGCAATGTCGACCTCGCCAGCTTCGCCCGTTTCGTCGGTGAGGGCGCGTGA
- a CDS encoding RidA family protein, whose amino-acid sequence MSEIETILSPDVPAPAGHYSQAVAYKDLVFVSGQLAPRPDGSHTVGEPFATQARQALDNLLAVLAAAGCGPADVLKVTAYLVGAAHWPDFNAVYAEVFGSHKPARAVVPVPELHHGYLIEIEAVAVRRKAV is encoded by the coding sequence GTGAGCGAGATCGAGACGATCCTGTCGCCTGATGTGCCGGCGCCGGCCGGGCATTATTCGCAGGCGGTGGCCTACAAGGACCTCGTCTTCGTCTCCGGCCAGCTCGCGCCGCGTCCCGATGGCAGCCACACCGTCGGCGAGCCCTTCGCGACGCAGGCGCGCCAGGCGCTCGACAATCTCCTCGCCGTGCTCGCCGCCGCCGGCTGCGGCCCGGCCGATGTGCTGAAGGTCACCGCCTATCTGGTCGGCGCCGCGCATTGGCCTGACTTCAACGCTGTCTATGCCGAGGTTTTCGGCTCGCATAAGCCGGCACGCGCCGTCGTTCCGGTGCCGGAGCTGCACCATGGCTATCTCATCGAGATCGAGGCCGTGGCGGTCCGCCGCAAGGCGGTTTGA
- the rpsT gene encoding 30S ribosomal protein S20, whose protein sequence is MANTTSAKKAARKIVRRTEVNKARRSRVRTFLRKVEEAIASGDKTAAAAALKAAQPEIMRAAQKGVVHKNTASRKVSRLAHRVSALAS, encoded by the coding sequence ATGGCCAACACGACTTCGGCCAAGAAGGCCGCGCGCAAGATCGTGCGGCGCACCGAAGTGAACAAGGCGCGCCGCAGCCGCGTGCGCACCTTCCTGCGCAAGGTCGAGGAGGCGATCGCTTCCGGTGACAAGACTGCTGCCGCAGCCGCGCTGAAGGCCGCTCAGCCGGAGATCATGCGGGCCGCGCAGAAGGGCGTGGTTCACAAGAACACCGCTTCGCGCAAGGTTTCGCGTCTGGCTCATCGCGTGAGCGCGCTGGCTTCCTGA
- the dnaA gene encoding chromosomal replication initiator protein DnaA, with product METGNLTDATTTTVLTGLVLSEPTGAAGIKDRWDRVRRRLRAELGEDVFSSWFARVEIGAIVEGVAHLTVPTRFLKSWLEAHYAERLRAHCMAELDALHGIALSVRQVARDSSEPCRDTSAQRARLAQPRATAPVAETAPASATHQSGERDAMDANGTLLDRRMTFQSFVVGKSNALAFAAAERISAAPAGSTPYNPLYLHAGVGLGKTHLIQAIAQDARQHGKRVAYFTADRFMYGFVAALKSQTALAFKEKLRGIDLLIVDDVQFIQGRSIQQEFGHTINALIDAGKQIVVAADRLPTDLEALDERIRSRLAGGLVVEIGELDEALRVKILTTRLDGLKAAHPSFHVNPDVIAYVARAVATNGRDLDGAANRILAHATLTGATVTMETAEAAIRDLVRTREPRRVKIEDIQKLVATRYNVSRADILSERRTAAVVKPRQIAMYLAKALTPRSLPEIGRRFGGRDHTTVLHAVRKIEKAIVEDRLLHDEVDLLKRMLQE from the coding sequence ATGGAGACTGGCAACTTGACCGACGCAACCACCACCACGGTGCTGACGGGACTTGTCCTGAGCGAACCGACGGGTGCTGCCGGGATCAAGGATCGCTGGGACAGGGTCCGCCGGCGTCTGCGCGCCGAGCTCGGCGAAGACGTCTTCTCCAGCTGGTTCGCCCGCGTCGAGATCGGTGCGATCGTCGAAGGCGTCGCCCATCTCACCGTCCCGACCCGCTTTCTGAAGAGCTGGCTCGAAGCACACTATGCAGAGCGCCTGCGGGCGCATTGCATGGCGGAGCTCGATGCCCTCCATGGGATCGCCCTCTCGGTGCGCCAGGTGGCGCGGGATAGCTCCGAGCCCTGCCGTGACACCTCGGCACAGCGAGCACGCCTGGCTCAGCCCCGTGCCACTGCTCCCGTCGCAGAGACTGCTCCCGCCTCTGCGACCCATCAGTCCGGCGAGCGCGATGCCATGGACGCCAATGGCACGCTGCTCGACCGGCGCATGACCTTCCAGAGCTTCGTCGTCGGCAAGTCGAATGCGCTCGCCTTCGCCGCGGCCGAGCGGATCTCGGCCGCGCCGGCCGGCTCGACGCCCTATAACCCGCTCTACCTCCATGCCGGTGTCGGCCTCGGCAAGACGCACCTGATCCAGGCCATCGCCCAGGATGCACGTCAGCACGGCAAGCGTGTCGCCTATTTCACCGCCGACCGCTTCATGTACGGCTTCGTCGCGGCGCTGAAGTCGCAGACGGCGCTCGCCTTCAAGGAGAAGCTGCGCGGCATCGACCTCTTGATCGTCGATGACGTTCAGTTCATCCAGGGCCGCTCGATCCAGCAGGAGTTCGGCCACACGATCAACGCGCTGATCGACGCCGGCAAGCAGATCGTCGTCGCCGCCGACCGGCTGCCTACAGATCTGGAGGCGCTCGACGAGCGCATCCGCTCGCGGCTCGCCGGCGGCCTCGTCGTCGAGATCGGCGAACTCGACGAGGCGCTGCGCGTCAAGATCCTGACGACCAGGCTCGACGGGCTGAAAGCTGCCCATCCGAGCTTCCACGTCAACCCGGATGTGATTGCCTACGTCGCCCGGGCGGTCGCCACCAATGGCCGCGACCTCGACGGCGCCGCCAACCGTATCCTGGCGCATGCGACGCTGACCGGGGCGACGGTGACAATGGAGACCGCCGAGGCGGCGATCCGCGATCTGGTGCGGACGCGTGAGCCGCGCCGCGTCAAGATCGAGGACATCCAGAAGCTGGTCGCGACCCGCTACAATGTCAGCCGCGCCGATATCCTGTCGGAGCGCCGCACCGCAGCAGTAGTCAAGCCGCGCCAGATCGCGATGTACCTCGCCAAGGCGCTGACGCCGCGTTCCTTGCCGGAGATCGGCCGGCGCTTTGGCGGGCGCGATCACACCACCGTGCTGCATGCCGTGCGCAAGATCGAGAAGGCGATCGTCGAGGACCGGCTGCTGCATGACGAGGTCGACCTGCTGAAGCGCATGCTGCAGGAGTGA
- the dnaN gene encoding DNA polymerase III subunit beta: MKVTVERSTLLKSLGHVHRVVERRNTIPILSNLLLRGSEDGLKLKATDLDIEVVETVPADVIEPGATTVPAHTLYDIVRKLPDGSQVSLETTGETGQMLLRSGRSRFTLQTLPESDFPDITAGEMAHRFVLPAGEFKRLIDKTQFAISTEETRYYLNGIYLHAIDVDGRPVLRAVATDGHRLARVDTAAPQGSLGMPGVIVPRKAVSEIQKLLEDGESEVQIELSATKIRVATAEVVLTSKLIDGTFPDYQRVIPSGNDKLLTVDRGDFAASVDRVSTISSERGRAVKLSMADGRMTLSVTNPDSGSATEEIEVDYDAGPLDIGFNARYLMDIAAQLDGDTALLKLADPGSPTVIQDREGASALYVLMPMRV, translated from the coding sequence ATGAAGGTTACGGTCGAACGCTCCACGCTCCTGAAGTCGCTCGGGCATGTCCATCGTGTGGTCGAGCGGCGCAACACGATCCCGATCCTGTCCAACCTCTTGCTGCGCGGCAGCGAGGACGGGCTGAAGCTGAAAGCCACCGATCTCGACATCGAGGTCGTCGAGACCGTGCCGGCCGACGTGATCGAGCCCGGCGCGACCACGGTGCCGGCGCACACGCTTTACGACATCGTGCGCAAGCTGCCGGACGGCTCCCAGGTCTCGCTTGAGACCACCGGCGAGACCGGCCAGATGCTGCTGCGCTCGGGCCGTTCGCGCTTCACTCTGCAAACCTTGCCGGAGAGCGACTTCCCGGACATCACCGCCGGCGAGATGGCGCATCGCTTCGTGCTGCCGGCCGGCGAGTTCAAGCGCCTGATCGACAAGACCCAGTTCGCGATCTCGACTGAGGAGACGCGCTACTATCTCAACGGCATCTATCTGCACGCCATCGATGTCGATGGGCGCCCGGTGCTGCGCGCGGTCGCGACCGATGGCCATCGCCTCGCCCGCGTCGACACGGCTGCCCCGCAGGGCTCGCTCGGCATGCCCGGGGTGATCGTGCCGCGCAAGGCGGTGTCCGAGATCCAGAAGCTGCTGGAAGATGGCGAGAGTGAAGTCCAGATCGAGCTCTCGGCCACGAAGATCCGGGTCGCCACGGCGGAGGTCGTGCTGACCTCGAAGCTGATCGACGGCACCTTCCCCGACTATCAGCGCGTCATTCCGTCCGGAAACGACAAGCTGCTGACCGTCGACCGGGGCGATTTCGCCGCGTCCGTCGACCGCGTCTCGACGATTTCGTCCGAGCGTGGCCGCGCCGTAAAGCTCTCCATGGCCGATGGCCGCATGACGCTCTCGGTGACCAATCCCGATTCCGGCTCGGCGACCGAGGAGATCGAGGTCGACTACGATGCCGGCCCGCTCGATATCGGCTTCAACGCGCGCTACCTGATGGACATCGCCGCCCAGCTCGACGGTGACACCGCCCTGCTCAAGCTCGCCGATCCGGGCTCGCCGACGGTGATCCAGGACCGCGAAGGCGCTTCGGCCCTTTATGTGCTGATGCCGATGCGGGTCTGA
- the recF gene encoding DNA replication/repair protein RecF (All proteins in this family for which functions are known are DNA-binding proteins that assist the filamentation of RecA onto DNA for the initiation of recombination or recombinational repair.) translates to MTAVAHLTLQNFRSYPALDLAIEGRLVALCGENGAGKTNLLEALSLFAPGRGLRRSDLSDMARQPGDGGFAVSIALTDDGGRLGIGLEPPDAEGRRARIARIDGVSAGSALAFSDYLRLVWLTPDLDGLFRGSAGERRRFLDRLVLAVDPGHGTRSNALEKALRSRNRILEESPHQQRWLDAVEREIAELGVAVAAARAETVARLSAIIAQNHDDASPFPQAEIALEGEIDALVASLPALDAEDRYRELLAGMRPRDKAAGRTLTGPQASDLAVRHAAKDIPAGQGSTGEQKALLIGLVLAHARLVATMSDLPPLVLLDEVAAHLDPRRRAALYATLAELGCQVWMTGADPALFGDLPDGAQRFLVTPGEVRAVS, encoded by the coding sequence TTGACCGCGGTCGCCCACCTCACTTTGCAGAATTTCCGCTCCTATCCGGCCCTCGATCTTGCGATCGAGGGCCGGCTCGTTGCGCTGTGCGGCGAGAACGGCGCCGGCAAGACCAATTTGCTCGAAGCCCTCTCGCTGTTCGCGCCCGGCCGCGGCCTGAGACGCTCCGACCTTTCGGATATGGCGCGCCAGCCCGGCGATGGCGGCTTTGCTGTCTCGATCGCGCTCACCGATGACGGGGGAAGGCTCGGCATCGGGCTGGAGCCGCCGGATGCCGAGGGGCGCCGGGCACGGATCGCCCGCATCGACGGCGTCTCGGCCGGTTCGGCGCTCGCCTTCAGCGATTATCTGCGCCTGGTCTGGCTGACGCCCGATCTCGACGGGCTGTTCCGCGGCTCGGCCGGCGAGCGCCGCCGCTTCCTCGACCGGCTGGTGCTCGCAGTCGATCCCGGCCACGGCACGCGCTCGAACGCGCTCGAAAAGGCGCTGCGCTCGCGCAACCGCATCCTCGAGGAAAGCCCGCATCAGCAGCGTTGGCTCGACGCGGTCGAGCGCGAGATCGCCGAGCTCGGCGTCGCCGTCGCCGCTGCCCGGGCCGAGACGGTAGCGCGGCTTTCCGCCATCATCGCCCAGAATCACGATGACGCCTCACCGTTCCCGCAGGCCGAGATCGCGCTGGAAGGCGAGATCGATGCGCTGGTCGCAAGCCTGCCGGCGCTCGATGCCGAGGACCGCTATCGCGAGCTGCTGGCTGGGATGCGCCCGCGCGACAAGGCGGCCGGGCGCACGCTCACCGGGCCGCAGGCCTCCGACCTCGCCGTGCGCCATGCCGCCAAGGACATCCCGGCGGGCCAAGGCTCGACCGGCGAGCAGAAGGCGCTGCTGATCGGGCTCGTACTCGCTCATGCGCGTCTCGTCGCAACAATGAGCGATCTACCGCCGCTCGTCCTGCTCGACGAGGTCGCCGCGCATCTCGATCCGCGCCGGCGCGCCGCGCTCTACGCGACGCTCGCCGAGCTTGGCTGCCAGGTCTGGATGACTGGCGCCGACCCGGCCCTGTTCGGCGATCTCCCCGATGGGGCGCAACGCTTCCTGGTTACGCCGGGCGAGGTTCGTGCCGTATCCTGA
- a CDS encoding LysE family translocator encodes MDLAGLLVFAGVYFLAVASPGPGIAAIVARSLSTGFRRAVPFVLGIAAGDLVWLTFSVLGLSLLMQSFHGLFLAIKYAGCAYLIYLAWKLWTAPVKSLEDQPAMRGEGIRLFLGGVALTLGNPKVMVFFVSILPLIVDLQAITPLAFVEVAVLTMLIINTTLLGYAFAADRARRLVASPRTMRRINRVTGGVMAGAAAAIAVRG; translated from the coding sequence ATGGATCTCGCCGGGCTTCTGGTTTTCGCCGGTGTCTATTTTCTCGCCGTCGCCTCGCCGGGGCCGGGCATCGCGGCGATCGTGGCCCGCTCGCTCTCGACCGGGTTCCGGCGGGCGGTACCTTTCGTCCTCGGCATCGCGGCAGGCGACCTGGTCTGGCTGACTTTTTCGGTACTCGGCCTGTCGCTGCTGATGCAGAGTTTCCACGGCCTGTTCCTGGCGATCAAATACGCCGGCTGCGCCTATCTGATCTATCTCGCCTGGAAGCTCTGGACCGCGCCGGTGAAGAGCCTCGAAGACCAACCGGCAATGCGCGGCGAGGGCATTCGACTCTTCCTCGGCGGCGTCGCGCTGACGCTCGGCAATCCCAAGGTGATGGTGTTCTTCGTTTCGATCCTGCCGCTTATCGTCGACCTGCAGGCGATCACGCCGCTTGCCTTCGTCGAGGTCGCGGTGCTGACCATGCTGATCATCAACACCACCCTGCTCGGCTATGCCTTCGCCGCCGATCGGGCGCGGCGTCTGGTGGCGAGCCCGCGCACCATGCGCCGGATCAACCGCGTCACCGGCGGCGTGATGGCGGGTGCCGCGGCAGCGATCGCGGTGCGTGGCTGA
- a CDS encoding cupin domain-containing protein, whose translation MAGTTAEPRAIRREDWSETPGEWHGEVQGFGGEVSLIFVRAEPGKGPRLHSHPYPETFIVRSGRALYTIGDQEIEAGPGQILVVPAGVPHKFRSLGPEVLESIDIHASERFVTDWLE comes from the coding sequence ATGGCAGGCACGACAGCAGAACCGCGTGCCATTCGCCGCGAGGACTGGTCCGAGACGCCCGGCGAATGGCATGGAGAGGTCCAGGGCTTCGGCGGCGAGGTCTCGCTGATCTTCGTTCGGGCCGAGCCGGGCAAGGGGCCGCGGCTGCACAGCCACCCCTATCCCGAGACCTTCATCGTGCGCTCCGGCCGGGCGCTCTACACGATCGGCGATCAGGAGATCGAAGCTGGCCCCGGGCAGATCCTGGTCGTACCGGCCGGCGTGCCGCACAAGTTCCGCAGCCTCGGGCCGGAGGTGCTGGAATCGATCGACATCCACGCCAGCGAGCGCTTCGTCACAGACTGGCTGGAGTAG